One stretch of Juglans microcarpa x Juglans regia isolate MS1-56 chromosome 3D, Jm3101_v1.0, whole genome shotgun sequence DNA includes these proteins:
- the LOC121255227 gene encoding uncharacterized protein LOC121255227, whose translation MRAHSTPPSLTHPTPSTTHHYKKCPTSLSFLSLKKSIQRKSSFFLPPKLAIDDQEPNIRDIRPKSRRIMGGGVLVDDDEENKWPPWLQPLLQTSFFVHCKIHADSHKSECNMYCLDCMNGALCSLCLTSHRDHRAIQIRRSSYHDVIRVSEIQKYLDITGVQTYIINSARIVFLNERPQPRPGKGVTNTCQVCERSLLDSFSFCSLGCKIVGTSKSFRKKKMCMETEGSDTEGSLNGIGNGHVKSKVRSFTPSTPPPTAASYRTAKRRKGVPHRSPMGGLIIEY comes from the exons ATGAGAG CACATTCCACACCTCCATCCCTAACCCATCCCACCCCATCCACTACCCACCACTACAAAAAGTGTCCCACTtctctttccttcctttctctGAAGAAAAGTATACAGAGAAAAAGCTCTTTTTTTCTGCCTCCAAAACTGGCCATAGATGATCAAGAACCCAACATAAGAGATATCAGACCCAAAAGCAGAAGAATCATG GGAGGAGGAGTTTtagttgatgatgatgaagaaaacAAGTGGCCGCCATGGCTGCAGCCTCTTCTCCAAACAAGCTTCTTTGTTCATTGCAAGATTCACGCAGATTCTCACAAGAGTGAATGCAATATGTACTGCCTGGACTGCATGAATGGAGCCCTTTGTTCTCTTTGCCTGACTTCTCATAGAGACCACAGGGCAATTCAG ATACGGAGGTCGTCATATCATGATGTGATAAGGGTGTCTGAGATTCAGAAATATTTGGACATCACAGGAGTCCAGACATACATAATAAACAGTGCCAGGATTGTGTTCTTGAATGAGAGGCCTCAGCCTAGGCCTGGTAAAGGTGTCACCAATACCTGCCAAGTCTGCGAGCGCAGCCTCCTTGATTCCTTCAGTTTCTGCTCCCTTGGCTGCAAG ATTGTTGGGACATCAAAGAGTTTccggaaaaagaaaatgtgcatgGAGACAGAAGGGTCAGACACTGAAGGATCATTGAATGGCATTGGCAATGGGCATGTGAAAAGCAAAGTTCGAAGCTTTACACCATCAACACCACCTCCAACGGCTGCGAGTTACAGAACTGCCAAGAGGAGGAAGGGGGTTCCCCATAGATCTCCAATGGGAGGCCTTATTATAGAAtactaa